A stretch of the Dioscorea cayenensis subsp. rotundata cultivar TDr96_F1 chromosome 4, TDr96_F1_v2_PseudoChromosome.rev07_lg8_w22 25.fasta, whole genome shotgun sequence genome encodes the following:
- the LOC120258594 gene encoding uncharacterized protein LOC120258594 produces MHRSASTTRASEEYLVSLAQGGPRSAMEMDQLPTYDPQSETAKKEALRARFAENMVHVIPLVIVFCALVLWFFSYPDIDFASKDDAILARIKNLTIDGYSNWNGTSMAISLGSADAIDATGVEQTGSELENKELG; encoded by the exons ATGCATCGGTCCGCGAGCACGACGCGAGCTTCGGAGGAGTACCTTGTGAGCCTGGCGCAGGGCGGGCCAAGGTCGGCTATGGAGATGGACCAGTTGCCGACCTACGACCCCCAGTCGGAGACCGCCAAGAAGGAGGCTCTTCGGGCTCGCTTTGCCGAGAACATGGTTCATGTCATCCCTTTGGTCATCGTCTTCTGTGCCTTGGTCCTCTGGTTCTTCTCCTATCCGG ATATTGATTTTGCAAGCAAAGATGATGCCATTCTTGCCAGAATCAAGAACTTGACGATTGATGGATATAGCAACTGGAATGGTACATCAATGGCAATTAGTCTCGGGAGTGCGGATGCGATTGATGCTACTGGTGTGGAACAAACTGGAAGTGAGTTGGAGAACAAAGAAC